In Candidatus Deferrimicrobium sp., the genomic window ATGAGCGAAGTCGTACAGGTAGAACGGAACGGGGGGGTCGCCACGGTCCGGATGAACCGGCCGGACCGGTTGAATGCCTACAACCCGGAGATGGGGAAGGCGCTGCTGTCAGCGGTCGCGGAAGCGTCGGTGGATCCATCGGTCCGATGCATCGTGCTCACCGGCAAGGGGAAAGCGTTCTCCGCGGGGGGAGACGTCGAGTTCATGGCGACGTTCCGGGAGGAAGGACACGGGAAGTTCCTCGATCTCGCGATCCGCCTGCACATGCTGATCGCATCGCTGCGGAAAGCGCCGAAACCGGTGATCGCCGCGGTGAACGGCGTCGCCGCGGGAGCGGGGTTCTCGATGGCGCTGGCGTGCGATATCGCGGTCGCGACGGCCTCTGCGCGGTTCACGCTCGGGTACCAGAACATCGGGCTTTCCCCCGACGGGGGGATGACGTTCTTCCTTGCGCGGGCGCTGGGCACCCAGCGGGCGATGGAGATGACGCTCTTGTCGAAGGTCCTCTCCTCAGAGCAGGCCGCAGCGTGGGGATTGGTCCAGCAGGTGATCCCGGACGCGGACTTCGCAGCGCAAACCGTTGCCCTCGCCGAGCGTCTCGCCGCGGGACCGACGCTGGCCTACGCGCGTGCGAAGGAGCTGTACAACCGCGCGCTGTCCCAACCGCTGGAGACGCAGCTCGAGGAGGAGCGGCAGAGCATCGCCCGCTCCGCGGCGACCCGCGATTTCCGCGAAGGTGTCGACGCCTTCCTGGAAAAGCGGCCGGCGCGGTTCGAAGGGCGATAAGACGGAAAGAAACGGCGATGTTTCGCCGATAAAATCATTGAAGAGGCATTCCGGACCGGCGCTGCCGGAGAATCACCCGGAGGAGAAGGCCTTGGCCGACATCGAAGGAGCCCCCGAACCCCTGGCGCTGGACAGGTATTTCAGAATTCTGTTCGATGCCGTGCCTTCACCGGTCCTGATCGTCGATGACGATGTTCGGATCCTCGACTACAACATCGCAGGCGCGGGGTTGCTGGGACAGGACCGGCGGCTGCAGTACATGAAACGCGGCGGGGACGCGCTTCATTGTGTCCACTCCTACGAATCTCCGGAAGGATGCGGAAGGTCGACGGATTGCAGCGACTGCATCATCCGCAATTCCGTCTCCGAAGCGTTGCGCGACGGGAAGGTGTGCCGCCGGCGCACGATGATGCGATTGGTGGACGGCCAGGCGAATCCACGGAAGGAGGTGATGTTGCTGGTGACCGCCTCTCCGTTCCGGTACGAGGAGAAAGACCTCGTGCTCCTCGTCCTCGACGAC contains:
- a CDS encoding PAS domain-containing protein, yielding MADIEGAPEPLALDRYFRILFDAVPSPVLIVDDDVRILDYNIAGAGLLGQDRRLQYMKRGGDALHCVHSYESPEGCGRSTDCSDCIIRNSVSEALRDGKVCRRRTMMRLVDGQANPRKEVMLLVTASPFRYEEKDLVLLVLDDVSEVMELQKILPICSYCRKIRNDENYWKSVEEYFLERQNLLFSHSICESCLRKHFPTFPLPGPWCRPPPWL
- a CDS encoding enoyl-CoA hydratase/isomerase family protein, which produces MSEVVQVERNGGVATVRMNRPDRLNAYNPEMGKALLSAVAEASVDPSVRCIVLTGKGKAFSAGGDVEFMATFREEGHGKFLDLAIRLHMLIASLRKAPKPVIAAVNGVAAGAGFSMALACDIAVATASARFTLGYQNIGLSPDGGMTFFLARALGTQRAMEMTLLSKVLSSEQAAAWGLVQQVIPDADFAAQTVALAERLAAGPTLAYARAKELYNRALSQPLETQLEEERQSIARSAATRDFREGVDAFLEKRPARFEGR